The region GCCGCAAGACCGGCAAGGGCTGGTACACCTACGACAAGTAGGAGCGCGGGCCTAGAACAGGTCCCAGATGGTCACGCACAGGATGATAAATCCGAAGACAAAGACGAAGATGTTCCAGGGGTCACCGCGGAACTTCTTGTATTCCTTAACGCGGGAGAACATGTAGACCGGCAGCATGAAGATGAGGATGGCGTCGAAGATGCCGCCGACCATCGAAATCAAGTCCAGAATGGATGGGTTATATACCGCGACCAGCGTCGCGGTGACGAAGATGAAGATGTAGACGGTATTGAGCAACGTGCGGCGGGAAACCTTTTCCGCCGTGCGTGGGGCGACCAGGCGCAGCATGTAGGAAGCGCCCTCTTCTGCGCCCAGCATGGTGCCGAAGTAGGAGGACATGATGGCAAAGATGACCACGACCGGAGCCATCAGTGCCATGACGGGCGTGCCGGTGACGTTGGCGAAGTAGGACAGCACCGGGATGTTTTGCTCGGTGGCCTCGCGCATGCCTTCCGCACCCAGGGCCAGCACACACGACCAGACGAAGAACATCGTGAAGATAACCAGCAGTAGCGCGGTGTAGAGCTCTGTGCGGGTGACACGCTTTTCGGTGTGCTTGCCATAGGTCGGCTGCATATCCACAGAGAACTGCGACAGGCCCGCCATGTGTGAGAAGGAAAAGGCCAGTACTGGCAGGATGAGCAGGAAGCCGAGCAGGACGTGCCAGTTGGTATCGCCGTAGTCGAAGTTATAGAAGCTCTCGAAATCCCACATCGGAATCAGATACACCGAGGTGGCAAACAGAGTGATGATGAGTGGATAGACCAAAATCTGCGATAACCACAGCATCGGTTTGCGTCCGATGGCGAAAATGCCGGTCATAAAGCCCACGCACGCAATGGAGAGAACCCAGCGGTTAATCGAGGGGCCGTTCAGCTGATTGACGATGAAACTGTCAATAGCGTTGGTCAAACTAATGCCGTAGATGAATACCGTGGGGATATTCGCCAGCGAGTACATCAACGCCACGAAGAAGCCAGTGCCAGGGCCTAAGTACTTACGTACTAGTTCCAGGACATCTTTGCCGTGGTCTTTGACCGGAGCACCACTGACGATGCGCGCAAAGGTGCGGTGTGCAAAATACACCAGCGGGAAGATAATCAGCGTGGCGATAAACAGCGGCCAGAAGCCAAAAGAGCCAGCATTCAGCGGCAAAAAGAGGATGCCTGCGCCCACCGCGGTGCCAAAGAGGGTGATAACCCAGGTGGCAGTGGAACCGGCGGAGGCGCGCTTGAAGGTGACATCGTCAGCTGGTGCGGACGCAGTAGAACTCATTTAATTCATGCTACTGCATAAAACTAGAGTTACTCAATTTCGGGGTCTTCAGCACGTGCTTGCTCGAAGACTTCCTTCGCCGCACTTAAGTTAATAATCGCAATGACCACGCCGACCAGGACGTCGGGCCAGATGCTGAACCAGAAGATGGTGAGCACGCCAGCGCCCAGGATGAGGACGTTGGCGGCAACATCGTTGCGCGCGGCCAGCCACGCGCCACGGGTGAGTGCATTGCCGGAACGCAACTGGACCAAAAGGATTGCACAGAGCAAGTTGAGCAGGCCGGCACCAATGGCGGTGGCCGATAGTGTGAATGCCTCCGGTGGTTCGCCAGAGACAATCTTGTAGATGGCCATGCCGAGTGCCGCACCCGCTGGGATAAGGATGAGTCCGGCCAAGCCATAGCTAGCCTTGCGACGCCCCGCAGCCGACCAACCCAGTGCCGTGAGCACGAGGGCATTGATGAGGAAGTCTTCGAGGAAGTCGGCGGCATCGGCAAGCAACGCAGCAGAACCAATGCGCGCGGCGATAAACGCCTCAACCAAGCAGCCCAACAGATTAAGCACCGCCACGATGGCGACGATGCGGCGTGCGCTGCGGCTTAAGCTGGAAGAAGAAAGCTCGTTAGTAGTCATATCCTGAAGTTTGTGAGTATTCATCAGCGCCGATGCGTTGGAGATAGGTGCGGCGCATGAGTCGGATGGCGGGGCGGGCGGCCATGGCAAAGCTGCCCACTAAGAATATAGAGGTACTCACCGTGGAGTATCCCATCAGGCCAACGACGGAACCGGCAATGAACACAACCGCGATGGCAATGTCATTGGCGATGGAGATGGTTTCGTAGCGGTTGCGGATTTTGATTTCGTTGTTGCGACTGAGCTTGAGCTTCAAGTCGGGATCGTGGTCAGTCATTACCCCTAGTCTGACATACGAAAAGGGTCCGGAATGAATCCGGACCCTTCTCGCGTTCTCTATCTCTCTCATGCGTACCGCATCTCAGCCGTACGAGATTCATTATGCGCACCGGTGCTGGCACGGCAGTGGAATGAGGCTGGCAATTGCCTGTCGATTTAGATTCGTTTTGGTCACGCTGGGTCCGTGGCCCATAGCCAGGGGCAGCGCACCGTCTGGAGATACGAAAAGGGTCCGGAATGAATCCGGACCCTTCTCGCGTTCTCTATCTCTCTCATGCGTACCGCATCTCAGCCGTACGAGATTCATTATGCACAGCCACGCTGAAACGACAGTGGCACGAACCTGGCAACTACCTGCCGGTTTAGAACCTCGAGCTACCGCCTGAGCCGGAGAAGCCAGAGCTAAAGCTGGAGTTGACCCCGCCAGAAGAACTGTTGGAGTTGAAGGATTGCGCCGTCGAATTCCAGACACTGAGCTGGTAGTAGGGGATAAACCCGTAGACACCAGCACCGGCAAAGAAGCCGCGGTCGTAGATATCTGCTTCCTTTGGTGTCTCGTCAGCGTTGTTCTTCTGTTGCAGCAGGTTCTGCAGCGCATGCATGGCGCGCGAACTGCGGTTGAGCAAAGTCAGGTAGTTCTCCATGAACTCTGGCTGGGTGGGATTGTGGCTCAGTTCGCGTGCATCCCGTTCTAGGATGCGCAGTTCCTCTTGCAGCGATTCGGCATGCTCACCTGCCTCGACGCTGGCGTCGTGTAGGTCTTCTTCGAGTTTGTAGAGCTCGTGCTTGCGGGTGGCGGCGTCGGCATGCTCCATGCCATAGAGCTTGTCGATGTTCTCCTCGGCCACCTCCATGCGCTCACAGGTCTGCGCAGTCTCGGCGAGCTTGTCTGCGTGCTTCTCAAATTCTTCATCGGGGGAGGTTGCACTGAGCTGGCTCATGGGAGAGACCTTGCGGTCGAGTTTGAGGAAGTCTTTGCGCAGTTTCTCCCACTGCCTGCGCAGATGCGCGTTAAGCAGGTCAGAACTTAAGGAATTCGCACGGATATCGATCGCATCCAGGCGTGCAGCCACATCGGCATAAGTCTGGGAGACGTAATCCCAATCCTCGCGGGCGGTGACCACGTTGCTTTGCTTCTTGCGGCGGGAGCCAGCACCGATACCGACGATGGTTGCAGCAACCACACCCGCACCGACACCGCCACCAGTAACACCAAAGTCGCGATCAGATTTAGCTTCCTCGTAGGTGCTCTCGCTGAGTTTTTCTGCACTCACTGCGTTATCGGCACCAGCAAAAAGACCGGCCGGGATGTTGTTATCCCGCACGCCGGGCTTGATGGCATCGAGGGATTCTTCCAAGTGATCTGATTCGTCTTTAAGCTGATAGGCCTCAGCGACATCTTCACCGGCAAAGATGAAGGCCTGCCGCGGATCGAGTCCGACACCAACGAAGAGTTGGCCATCAGTGAAGTAGTCATCGCCGATGAGATCGGGGTGGTGGTCGCGCAGGTAATTCTCCACAGTGTCATTGACGTTGTCGTCGTTTGTCTCAAACACCATGTAGTTGACCTGCTCGACTTCTTCGGCGACATCGATGCGTTCGATATCGCGGAGCATGCGGCGTTCATCGTCAGGCGTGAGCACATCATCCGGGTCCATAATCTCTACCGTCGGTTGCTGCGTCGCAGGCTTGACGATGTAATCCTCCTGCTGCGGCGACTCAAATACAGAGGACAGGCCAAAGAAAGAACCGCCGGCGACGAGGAGTCCGCTTCCCAGTGCTGCAGCAGTGAGCTTTCCTGCGCTCATAACCTTCGGTCCGCGACTAGCCGCGAAGGGTTGAACCTCTTTGCGTTCACTGCGGTCGTAGTCGTCGTACATCGATGGCCTTTCTGCCAGTGACAATGGATGTGAAGTACTACATAGTCTAGCAAGAAGTGGGTTACCTAATCGCTCCCATAAGGTGTTCTGTGGCTGTAAAGATACACCGAGGGCCTGGACTGTGTGTCCAGGCCCTCGTGCTCTCTCTATCTCTCATGCGTACCAGGTCTTAACCGGTACCAGAGCATTGTGGATCTGGAACCTGTTTTCGCCATTCTGACACGCTGATAATTGATTAAATATCCATCGAGAGACATGTCAAAGAGCCAGTTAACAGTGGCATACGCAACTAATAGTCTATCTGATTTCTGGAAAGGTTTAGGGCGGATACGGCCGGCTTAGTCTTTGGTCAGGATCGCTGCCAGGCTTTGTCCTCCGCCGATGCACATGGTGACGAGGCCGGTTGTGAGGTTGTTGCGTTGCATTTCGTGGGAGGCGGTGACGACCATGCGGGCGCCGGTGGCGCCGACGGGGTGGCCCAGGGAGATGCCGGAGCCTACTGGGTTTAAGCGTGGGTCGTTAGCGTCGATGCCCCATTCGTCGAGGCAGGCGAGTGCTTGGGCGGCGAAGGCTTCGTTGAGTTCGATGAGGTCGATATCGTCCCAGGTAAGGCCTAGGCGTTTAAAGAGTTTGTTGGTGGCTGGGACTGGTCCGATGCCCATGCGTTCTGGTTCGACACCGGCTACTGCCCAGCCACGCAAAGTGACTACGGGTGTCAGTCCTAGTTCTTGTGCTTTGGCGCGGGTGGTGACGATGACGGCGGCGGCACCATCGTTTTGGCCGGAGGCGTTACCGGCGGTAACGGTTGCTTCGTTGTCTTGTGTGCCCATGACTGGGCGTAGTTTGGCTAGTTTGTCGGTGGTGGTATCTGGGCGTGGGTGTTCGTCTTTGTCGACGATGATTGGGTCGCCTTTGCGTTGGGGGACGGCGACGGGGACGATTTCGGCGTCGAATAGTCCTTGTTCTTGGGCTTTGCCTGCGCGCTGTTGAGAGTTTGCGGCTAGTTCGTCTTGGGCTTTACGGGCGATGGTCTTTTCGCGGCGGAGGTTTTCTGCGGTTTCGATCATGCCACCGGCAATCGGGTGGTGGCAGCCGCCGGCGGTTTCGCGTGCTTCTTGGAGGCGGTCGCGTAGTTGCAGGTTGCCGGCTTTAGCGCCCCAGCGGATGGAGGCATCTACGGTGTATTCGGTACGTGACATTGATTCCGCACCACCGGCGATAATGAGGTCGGCAGCTCCGGCGGTGATGTGTGCGGCGGCGGTAGCGATTGCTTGTAGGCCGGAGCCGCAGCGGCGGTCGAGTTGCATGCCGGGTACGGAGTCGAGGCCGGTATCGAGTGCGACGATGCGGCCTAATGCTGGTGCGGCACCGTTAGGGGAGGCTTGGCCAAGAATCAGGTCGTCGATATCTTCTGCCTTTAAGCCGGTGCGTTCGACTATGGCGCTTACGACGGTGGAGGCTAGGTCTTGGACGGGGACGGTTTTAAAGACCCCGCCGAAGCGGCCAACTGGTGTGCGCAGTGGTGAGCACAGGACAATATCGTGGTCGTTCATGAATTCTCCGTTTCTTTTTGCTTCTTTTGGCGGGGTCGTTGAGGTGACCACGAGTGTAGTGTGCGTCACACGGAGAACAAGGCTTATGCCTAATTGGTATGAGTTGTTGCGGAGCGGGCCTAGAGTAGGTCCGGGTGCGTGCTGTTAGGAAGCGTCGGCGCGCACCATTGAGGCAGGTGACGGGGTGCCGCGCACTGCGGAGACGGTGAAGTTAGCCATGTGTGGCAGGTAGCGATCGTCGGAAGCTTCAATTGGGGTGCCATCGAGTGTGAAGGCGTGACGACGCACGCGCAGCAGGGGAGTGCCAGGGGTGACACCGAGTAGTTCGGCATCTTCTTCGTTGGCGCCAACAGCATCAATGGTGCGGGTGGCATGCGAGATATCCACTCCACAGTTGAGGAGCTGCTGGTAGATAGAACCAGAATCCGGGTCGAAGACGAGTACGTGCTTGCCCACCTCAAGGGGATAGTTGAGGCGCTCGACCATGGCGGGTGTGCCGTCCATAAGGCGCAGGCGCAGCACGGACACGATGGGATCGTCGGTGTTGATTTCCAAGCGAGTGGCCATCTCCGCATTAGCGCGGCAGCGGGTTACCCACTGGGTTTCCTGGCCTGGCTCGATACCGGAGTTGTGGCACCACTGGGAAAAGGAAATGATGTCGTCGAAGTCCTGAGTCGGCACAGTATCGAGCACGCGCGAGCGACGGCCTTGTCCAGAGGAGATGAGCCCTTCGTTGCGGAGGGTGGCAACAGCCTGGCGAATGGTTCCGCGCGCACACCCGTACTGCCGGCACAGCTCTGCTTCCGAGGGGATAGATGCGCCGGGGGCGAGTTCTCCTTCTCGGATTTGTTTGCGGAGGTCTGCGGCGATTTCCTGGTGTTGCTGCTGACGGGCCACTGTTGCAGACAAGCCTTTCGTAAATAGGTGATGCTTCAACGAGATTGTTCCCATCCTAAAGTATCTGTCCTGCCTATGTAGGTTAAGAGAAGATGAACCTTTGTTTAACCTGTCTAGGCAAGTCTCGACAGGTGGGGTGCGGCGGGCAATAATAGCCTTATGAAAACAGATGTGATTGTTGTAGGTGCAGGCATTATCGGCCTGGCCAGTGCATTTTTGGCCCGTAAGCATAGACTGTCGGTGCGTGTCATTGATCGTTCGGAACGCCCGGTGGGCTCATCCATTCAGAACTTTGGACATGCGTGCTTCACTGGACAAGCTGATGAAGTTCAAGATGCTGTGTGGTCCTCGCGCGAAGGTTGGCTGAAGGCGGCTGAGGCGACGGGGCTGTGGGCATCGGAAAGCGGCACATATTTGCCTGCCCAGTCTGAGGTAGAACTGCAGGTCCTGGAAGAATTCGCGCAGCACCGTGGTTCGGAGCAGGTTCAATTGATTGATGCTTCGGCCATCGCCGAAGGCATCGGCAATCCGGACGCAAAGAGCCTGGGTGGCGCGTACTTGCCGCTGGATATGCGCGTGAATCCGCGCGAGGCGGCACCGCGTATTGCGGCGTGGTTGGCAGAAAATGGGGTGAGCTTCGAGTGGCGTCACGAGGTCAAGGAAGTTGCTGATGGCACCGTGAAGACCAACCGCGGGGAGTTTACCGCGGAGCGTGTCATCTGCTGCCCGAACTTCTTTATGACGCAGCTGTTCCCAGAGATCGCAGACAGGTATGAAATCCGGGTGTGCACGCTGGTCATGGCGCTGCTCGAGCGCCCGGAGCGCATTCCGCAGAACCTGGCAATGCTGACTGGCACCGCACTGGGGCGCTATGACGGCTTTGCGGCGATGCCGAGCATCGACAAGTTCAAGCAAGACTTGGCGCAGCGCGAACCGGAACTGGTTGATTGCATTGCCAACCTCATGGCCACTGGTATTCCGGAGGGACTGCTGGTGGGCGATTCGCACGAATATGACCTGTCGCCGGAACCGTTTATTGATGAAACGGTGGGGCAGTTGCTCATTGACAAGACGACGGGATTGTTGGGTATTGATTCCCCGCGTGTGCTGCAGCGTTGGCAGGGCCGTTATGCGGATTCGCCGCTGGCCAATTTGATTGTGGAGCGCCCGGATGAGCAGACCTGTGTGCTGGCGGCAACCTCGGGTATTGGTATGACGATGTCCTTCGGTTTGGCCAACGTGGCGTTGCAGGGAGATGAACTCCCGACGGCATAAATGACCGTCAGGTTACTTGTACATGAACTCTTTCTACACGACTAGACAAGCTGTACAAGTCGGGTGACAATAAATCCAGAAACAAGCCCACTACCTGCTCAAAGGACAATTCGTTGAAGTCTATCAAGTTGCTCACCGCCCTTCTGGCCACCGTTCCTTTTGCCGCTGCGTGCGGTTCGGCAGATTCTGCTGACGACGCCCAAACTCTCACCTTCGCCGCCATTCCTTCCGAGTCTTCTCAGTCTCTGCAGTCTTCCTACGACAACGTGATTGCCATGCTGGAAAAAGAAACCGGCGTGAACATCGAATTCCAGGACGCCTCCGACTACGCCGC is a window of Corynebacterium camporealensis DNA encoding:
- a CDS encoding cation transporter — protein: MTTNELSSSSLSRSARRIVAIVAVLNLLGCLVEAFIAARIGSAALLADAADFLEDFLINALVLTALGWSAAGRRKASYGLAGLILIPAGAALGMAIYKIVSGEPPEAFTLSATAIGAGLLNLLCAILLVQLRSGNALTRGAWLAARNDVAANVLILGAGVLTIFWFSIWPDVLVGVVIAIINLSAAKEVFEQARAEDPEIE
- a CDS encoding YrhK family protein; this translates as MTDHDPDLKLKLSRNNEIKIRNRYETISIANDIAIAVVFIAGSVVGLMGYSTVSTSIFLVGSFAMAARPAIRLMRRTYLQRIGADEYSQTSGYDY
- a CDS encoding GntR family transcriptional regulator; translation: MSATVARQQQHQEIAADLRKQIREGELAPGASIPSEAELCRQYGCARGTIRQAVATLRNEGLISSGQGRRSRVLDTVPTQDFDDIISFSQWCHNSGIEPGQETQWVTRCRANAEMATRLEINTDDPIVSVLRLRLMDGTPAMVERLNYPLEVGKHVLVFDPDSGSIYQQLLNCGVDISHATRTIDAVGANEEDAELLGVTPGTPLLRVRRHAFTLDGTPIEASDDRYLPHMANFTVSAVRGTPSPASMVRADAS
- a CDS encoding TIGR03364 family FAD-dependent oxidoreductase, producing the protein MKTDVIVVGAGIIGLASAFLARKHRLSVRVIDRSERPVGSSIQNFGHACFTGQADEVQDAVWSSREGWLKAAEATGLWASESGTYLPAQSEVELQVLEEFAQHRGSEQVQLIDASAIAEGIGNPDAKSLGGAYLPLDMRVNPREAAPRIAAWLAENGVSFEWRHEVKEVADGTVKTNRGEFTAERVICCPNFFMTQLFPEIADRYEIRVCTLVMALLERPERIPQNLAMLTGTALGRYDGFAAMPSIDKFKQDLAQREPELVDCIANLMATGIPEGLLVGDSHEYDLSPEPFIDETVGQLLIDKTTGLLGIDSPRVLQRWQGRYADSPLANLIVERPDEQTCVLAATSGIGMTMSFGLANVALQGDELPTA
- a CDS encoding DUF5129 domain-containing protein; protein product: MSAGKLTAAALGSGLLVAGGSFFGLSSVFESPQQEDYIVKPATQQPTVEIMDPDDVLTPDDERRMLRDIERIDVAEEVEQVNYMVFETNDDNVNDTVENYLRDHHPDLIGDDYFTDGQLFVGVGLDPRQAFIFAGEDVAEAYQLKDESDHLEESLDAIKPGVRDNNIPAGLFAGADNAVSAEKLSESTYEEAKSDRDFGVTGGGVGAGVVAATIVGIGAGSRRKKQSNVVTAREDWDYVSQTYADVAARLDAIDIRANSLSSDLLNAHLRRQWEKLRKDFLKLDRKVSPMSQLSATSPDEEFEKHADKLAETAQTCERMEVAEENIDKLYGMEHADAATRKHELYKLEEDLHDASVEAGEHAESLQEELRILERDARELSHNPTQPEFMENYLTLLNRSSRAMHALQNLLQQKNNADETPKEADIYDRGFFAGAGVYGFIPYYQLSVWNSTAQSFNSNSSSGGVNSSFSSGFSGSGGSSRF
- a CDS encoding amino acid permease; protein product: MSSTASAPADDVTFKRASAGSTATWVITLFGTAVGAGILFLPLNAGSFGFWPLFIATLIIFPLVYFAHRTFARIVSGAPVKDHGKDVLELVRKYLGPGTGFFVALMYSLANIPTVFIYGISLTNAIDSFIVNQLNGPSINRWVLSIACVGFMTGIFAIGRKPMLWLSQILVYPLIITLFATSVYLIPMWDFESFYNFDYGDTNWHVLLGFLLILPVLAFSFSHMAGLSQFSVDMQPTYGKHTEKRVTRTELYTALLLVIFTMFFVWSCVLALGAEGMREATEQNIPVLSYFANVTGTPVMALMAPVVVIFAIMSSYFGTMLGAEEGASYMLRLVAPRTAEKVSRRTLLNTVYIFIFVTATLVAVYNPSILDLISMVGGIFDAILIFMLPVYMFSRVKEYKKFRGDPWNIFVFVFGFIILCVTIWDLF
- a CDS encoding acetyl-CoA C-acetyltransferase encodes the protein MNDHDIVLCSPLRTPVGRFGGVFKTVPVQDLASTVVSAIVERTGLKAEDIDDLILGQASPNGAAPALGRIVALDTGLDSVPGMQLDRRCGSGLQAIATAAAHITAGAADLIIAGGAESMSRTEYTVDASIRWGAKAGNLQLRDRLQEARETAGGCHHPIAGGMIETAENLRREKTIARKAQDELAANSQQRAGKAQEQGLFDAEIVPVAVPQRKGDPIIVDKDEHPRPDTTTDKLAKLRPVMGTQDNEATVTAGNASGQNDGAAAVIVTTRAKAQELGLTPVVTLRGWAVAGVEPERMGIGPVPATNKLFKRLGLTWDDIDLIELNEAFAAQALACLDEWGIDANDPRLNPVGSGISLGHPVGATGARMVVTASHEMQRNNLTTGLVTMCIGGGQSLAAILTKD